TCTTGTAAATCATTAAAACGGGACAAAATGTACATGGGAACTTTTACATCCGAAGCAGCATCTCTACCTACATGATACTTGCATTCCACCATAGCAATCTGATTATTTTTTCTTGTCAAAACATCAATTTCGTGCGTTACACATTTGCCTTGAAGTGTCAAATTTGTCATTGTTTCATAATGCTCTGAATCAAAAAGCCGAGCGATATATTTTTCGAAGAAAAAACCAGCAGGTCCTAACAACCGAATTGCTTCTCTTAGATTATAACGTGCTGCATGAAAATTAGCTTTCTTTTTTAATAGTGCAAAAGCCATTTTATAGATTTGCTTAGTACTTATGCCTTCATAAATCTGAGTTTTAATAGCCTGCAAGATGTCCTCAACAACATTTTTATCCGCACCTGATTTTAAAAGTGAATTTTTGAGTTTTTCAGGATTAAAATCAACAATAGCTCCAGAATGCTTTACTATCTTCATGATTTACAAAGTTTGATAATTTAGATACTCAAATTGTACTTTAAAGATACGAAAAAGACATCACTTTATTTGTTTTTGATAATAAAATGCTGGAATAAAAAGAATTACAAAAATAGGTTGAATCAAAAATCGGCGAACATAAAACAAGATCAAATTATTATGTTCTTCATAAAAATAAAGCATAGAGAAAAATAATCCAATTAAAATCAAGAAGAAAAACACATACAAAACAGAAACAAATTGAATCATCGCAATGTCTTTAAAAAAAACATAAAGCAATCCTAATGATAAAATTGTATTTAAACCATACCGAAAAAGCAATCCAAAAAACAAGGAAACCGAATCATAATTTGGCAATGGTAATGTATTAAAATCATTTTTAAAATAATCTAAAAAAGGGTCGTAAAACAATTGGTCTTCAAAAGCACGAACCAAAATCAAAAGAAAAACAAACACTATTAAAAGTGCCGTTTTGTAAAAAGTATTGAAAATTTTATTTTGCATATTTTGAAAATCTATTAACCCAAACAATCCATAAAATAAAGACCGTTCCATAAATTAGCAAAGGAAATAATACTCCGTGCATAAAATGCTCCTGTTCTGGAAAACGATTTAACAAAACACATAAAAAAGCAATTCTGAAAACATTCAAAATATAAATAAAAATACTTCCGCCTAAAACAAAAAATAAAGTTGGTTTTAAAGTTGACGAAAAAGAAACCACAAAAGAAATAAACAAAATAATAACGCTTATTGCATTGCATCCCTCAATAATTCTAACCGCATATTTTTGTTGCAAACCGAATTTAAGAACCAAATTCCCATTCTCCCAAATGAGTTTTGCTTTAGCATCAAATAATTGTAAAACTTGTTCTGCATTATGAGCGACTAATACTGTAATCGAATCAAATTTATTTTCGCCAAAACTACTAAGATAGCCCTGATACAA
Above is a window of Flavobacterium sp. 123 DNA encoding:
- a CDS encoding ATP cone domain-containing protein, whose amino-acid sequence is MKIVKHSGAIVDFNPEKLKNSLLKSGADKNVVEDILQAIKTQIYEGISTKQIYKMAFALLKKKANFHAARYNLREAIRLLGPAGFFFEKYIARLFDSEHYETMTNLTLQGKCVTHEIDVLTRKNNQIAMVECKYHVGRDAASDVKVPMYILSRFNDLQERQHAIFDGKNKISKCWIITNNRFTADAVTFAKCSGLNLLSWDYPSPNNLKTKIDNSYLYPVTCLTTLSLSEKDKLLILDVILVKELINNSDSLIKIGLSTNRVKNVLKEASDLCRYI
- a CDS encoding exosortase F system-associated protein: MQNKIFNTFYKTALLIVFVFLLILVRAFEDQLFYDPFLDYFKNDFNTLPLPNYDSVSLFFGLLFRYGLNTILSLGLLYVFFKDIAMIQFVSVLYVFFFLILIGLFFSMLYFYEEHNNLILFYVRRFLIQPIFVILFIPAFYYQKQIK
- the xrtF gene encoding exosortase family protein XrtF — translated: MKRYFIAYKPFLLFLGTFFLVYAVLMFLYQGYLSSFGENKFDSITVLVAHNAEQVLQLFDAKAKLIWENGNLVLKFGLQQKYAVRIIEGCNAISVIILFISFVVSFSSTLKPTLFFVLGGSIFIYILNVFRIAFLCVLLNRFPEQEHFMHGVLFPLLIYGTVFILWIVWVNRFSKYAK